A single region of the Hoeflea prorocentri genome encodes:
- a CDS encoding fumarylacetoacetate hydrolase family protein, producing the protein MKLLRVGREGSEIPCMLDDTGTARDVSPLVADFTPQTIPLLADTLGNTDPTTLEAVETAGARIGTPMTQPRNIYCIGLNYSDHAAEAGMDIPEEPILFNKASGTFCAPNDPILYSPKMSKLDWEVELGIVIGTAALNVERENALDHVLGYTVVNDVSERSWQLERGGQWAKGKGFPNFCPTGPWIVTGDEVADARALPMWLDVNGQRMQSGNTNTMIFDVATIVSYLSEFMRLEPGDLICTGTPPGVGAGMKPPVWLGPGDNVSLGIDGLGEQQQRVVNLSEVAA; encoded by the coding sequence ATGAAGCTACTGCGTGTCGGAAGAGAAGGCAGCGAGATACCGTGCATGTTGGACGACACGGGCACGGCGCGCGACGTCTCTCCGCTCGTCGCGGATTTCACACCGCAGACCATTCCGCTGCTCGCCGATACGCTGGGCAATACCGATCCGACAACGCTTGAGGCAGTTGAGACCGCCGGCGCGCGTATCGGCACGCCGATGACACAGCCGCGCAATATTTACTGTATCGGCCTGAACTATTCCGACCATGCTGCGGAAGCCGGAATGGACATCCCCGAGGAACCGATCCTCTTCAACAAGGCGTCCGGGACCTTCTGCGCGCCGAACGATCCAATCCTTTACTCACCGAAAATGTCCAAACTCGACTGGGAAGTCGAACTCGGCATTGTCATCGGCACGGCTGCACTCAATGTCGAACGCGAGAACGCGCTCGACCATGTGCTTGGCTACACGGTGGTCAACGACGTCTCCGAGCGGTCCTGGCAGCTTGAACGGGGCGGGCAATGGGCAAAGGGCAAAGGGTTTCCGAATTTCTGCCCGACGGGCCCGTGGATCGTAACAGGCGACGAAGTCGCGGACGCACGCGCCTTGCCGATGTGGCTCGATGTCAACGGACAGAGAATGCAGTCCGGCAACACAAATACGATGATTTTCGACGTTGCGACCATCGTCAGCTATCTGAGCGAATTCATGCGTCTGGAGCCGGGAGACCTCATCTGCACCGGCACTCCGCCCGGCGTTGGTGCCGGCATGAAACCACCGGTCTGGCTCGGCCCCGGTGACAACGTGTCTCTCGGCATTGACGGTCTAGGCGAGCAGCAGCAGCGCGTCGTCAACTTAAGCGAGGTGGCGGCATGA
- the eno gene encoding phosphopyruvate hydratase → MSPIASIRSRRVWDSRGNPAVEVDVRLESGALGRAIAPSGASRGTREALDLRDGGKAFGGKGVKKALAAVNDVIAPALIGIEAGEQERVDAAILALDGSPLKEKLGGNATVATSLAVLHAAAADSGTPLWRHVADRYRHTPSLPLPEIQIFGGGAHAGRRVDIQDFMIMVPGASSLDEVMEVTNEVYFAAGDIMASRGKIAGVADEGGWWPVFDSNEEALETLVSAIEKAGEKPGERVVISLDIAASEFGQDGRYRLALEDRELDSAAMIDMLGDWLDAYPIASIEDPLGEDDADGMEEFTRRFGERVQIIGDDYLVTNAGLVEQAAARGACNAVLVKVNQAGTVTESINTFDAAQAAGWRSIVSARSGETEDVSISHLATGLGGGQLKVGSFARSERMAKWNECLRIQDELGASAFVGGRPLAGTWWGKKNNKENAA, encoded by the coding sequence GTGAGCCCGATCGCATCAATCAGGTCAAGACGGGTCTGGGACTCACGCGGCAATCCGGCCGTCGAGGTCGATGTAAGGCTCGAAAGCGGTGCGCTGGGCCGGGCGATTGCCCCGTCGGGGGCCTCCCGCGGCACCCGCGAGGCACTTGATCTTCGCGACGGCGGCAAGGCATTCGGCGGCAAAGGTGTCAAAAAGGCGCTTGCGGCAGTAAACGACGTGATCGCACCCGCACTCATCGGCATCGAGGCCGGCGAGCAGGAACGCGTCGATGCGGCAATCCTGGCGCTCGATGGCTCTCCGCTGAAGGAAAAACTGGGCGGTAACGCCACCGTTGCAACGTCTCTTGCCGTCCTCCATGCGGCCGCCGCCGACAGCGGCACGCCCCTGTGGCGGCATGTTGCCGACCGTTATCGGCACACACCGTCCCTGCCCTTGCCGGAAATTCAGATTTTTGGCGGTGGCGCGCACGCCGGACGCCGTGTGGACATTCAGGATTTCATGATCATGGTGCCGGGCGCTTCCAGCCTGGATGAAGTCATGGAAGTGACCAACGAGGTCTATTTTGCCGCCGGCGACATTATGGCGTCACGCGGGAAGATTGCCGGCGTCGCCGATGAAGGCGGCTGGTGGCCGGTCTTCGACAGCAATGAAGAGGCGCTCGAAACACTGGTCAGTGCCATCGAGAAGGCAGGAGAAAAGCCCGGCGAACGCGTCGTGATCTCACTCGATATCGCGGCATCGGAGTTTGGACAGGATGGACGTTACAGGCTGGCGCTCGAAGATCGTGAACTGGACAGCGCCGCCATGATCGACATGCTGGGCGACTGGCTCGACGCCTACCCCATCGCTTCGATCGAAGATCCCCTCGGCGAGGACGATGCCGACGGCATGGAGGAATTCACCCGCCGGTTCGGTGAGCGCGTCCAGATCATTGGAGACGACTATCTTGTGACCAATGCTGGCCTTGTCGAGCAGGCGGCCGCGCGCGGTGCCTGCAATGCCGTTCTCGTCAAGGTCAATCAGGCCGGAACGGTAACCGAATCGATCAACACATTTGACGCGGCACAGGCGGCCGGCTGGCGTTCCATCGTCTCGGCACGGTCGGGCGAGACGGAAGACGTCTCGATCAGCCATCTGGCGACAGGTCTGGGCGGCGGACAATTGAAGGTCGGATCCTTCGCCCGCTCCGAGCGCATGGCGAAATGGAACGAATGCCTGCGCATTCAGGACGAACTCGGCGCTTCGGCATTCGTTGGCGGCAGGCCGCTTGCCGGAACCTGGTGGGGCAAGAAGAACAACAAGGAGAATGCAGCATGA
- a CDS encoding phosphotransferase — translation MRIDPLSGGVASDIAVVDLGDKSICAKFALPKLKVKEDWRAPVHRNRAEYEWLRVAARIAPGSAVQLFGSSEHLHGFAMEYLQGSDVYLWKAALLEEREDRSEAGRVGNLLGQIHAISTQPGFDTAPFHNREDFRALRIEPYLTFTAGRHPEVADELVALAEMLFESGQVLVHGDISPKNILFRNGQPVILDAECATMGDASFDASFCINHLILKAAHLPASRQRLLSGVVEFWNAYSAHIVWEPKNKLEERICGLVPALMLARIDGKSPVEYLSAAEQDRIRGLALGFVKAPTPTLRDFTRELTNRMEGVDA, via the coding sequence GTGCGGATCGATCCGCTTTCCGGGGGCGTTGCCTCCGACATCGCGGTCGTCGATCTGGGTGACAAGAGCATTTGCGCCAAATTCGCCCTGCCCAAGTTGAAGGTCAAAGAGGATTGGCGCGCGCCCGTCCACAGGAACCGTGCGGAATATGAATGGCTGCGCGTTGCGGCCCGCATTGCTCCGGGCAGCGCGGTGCAACTCTTTGGCAGTTCCGAACACCTGCACGGCTTTGCCATGGAATATCTGCAGGGCAGCGATGTCTATCTGTGGAAAGCCGCGCTGCTGGAAGAGCGCGAGGATCGCAGCGAGGCAGGGCGGGTCGGAAACCTGCTCGGGCAGATACATGCCATCTCGACACAGCCGGGCTTCGATACCGCTCCGTTTCACAATCGCGAGGACTTTCGCGCCCTGCGCATTGAGCCATACCTGACCTTCACGGCGGGCCGTCATCCGGAAGTTGCCGATGAACTTGTCGCACTTGCCGAAATGCTCTTCGAAAGTGGGCAGGTCCTCGTGCACGGCGATATCAGCCCGAAGAATATCCTGTTCAGAAACGGTCAGCCGGTGATCCTTGACGCCGAATGCGCAACGATGGGCGATGCCAGTTTCGATGCGTCATTCTGTATCAATCACCTGATCCTCAAGGCCGCGCATCTGCCCGCCTCGCGACAACGGCTGCTGTCCGGCGTTGTTGAATTCTGGAATGCCTATTCGGCTCACATTGTCTGGGAGCCGAAAAACAAGCTTGAAGAGCGGATATGCGGCCTCGTACCGGCGCTGATGCTGGCCCGGATCGATGGCAAATCGCCGGTCGAGTATCTGAGCGCCGCAGAACAGGACAGGATCCGCGGCCTCGCCCTTGGCTTTGTCAAGGCGCCGACCCCTACGCTGCGGGATTTCACCCGCGAACTGACAAATCGAATGGAAGGGGTCGACGCGTGA
- a CDS encoding LacI family DNA-binding transcriptional regulator, with amino-acid sequence MSKRVTIKSIAKDLGISHMTVSRALSDNPNVHAKTREAVVRRAAELGYVKSAAAKAMRGDGTKIIGLLLPNIVNEFYARFANTLAEACEEGDYHLIIHLTNDDIELEQRSLQRLLEVQAMAAIMVPAPGDPGESLKRLGSMKIIQLIRQRRSDKPTASILVDDEAAIRDAVIHLAGIGHRAIAYIGADAALSSGRSRLSAFKSGLLASEVTEIAELIHVGSPSFEMGRSCARRILEERVATAIVCGGFEISNGALTALLEAGKGVLEEVEFVGYGDPSFYAWLMGGISTIRIPVDDLAFKAVDMLDGDASSGRLVSFPAELTVRGGVS; translated from the coding sequence TTGTCCAAACGCGTAACAATCAAGTCCATTGCGAAAGACCTTGGGATCTCGCACATGACGGTGTCCCGGGCGCTTTCAGACAATCCCAATGTGCATGCCAAAACCCGTGAGGCGGTGGTCAGGCGTGCAGCCGAGCTCGGCTATGTGAAAAGCGCGGCGGCAAAGGCGATGCGCGGTGACGGGACCAAGATCATCGGCCTGCTTTTGCCCAATATCGTCAACGAGTTTTACGCCCGTTTCGCCAATACGCTGGCCGAGGCCTGCGAGGAGGGCGACTACCATCTGATCATCCACCTGACGAATGATGATATCGAACTTGAGCAACGCTCACTGCAGCGATTGCTGGAAGTGCAGGCGATGGCCGCGATCATGGTGCCGGCTCCGGGCGATCCGGGCGAGAGTCTGAAACGCCTGGGTTCGATGAAGATCATCCAGCTCATCCGGCAGAGACGCTCGGATAAGCCGACCGCATCCATTCTTGTGGACGACGAGGCAGCCATTCGCGACGCGGTCATTCATCTTGCAGGCATCGGTCATCGCGCCATTGCCTATATTGGCGCAGATGCGGCTTTATCATCGGGCCGCAGCCGCCTTTCCGCCTTCAAATCCGGGCTCTTGGCGTCGGAGGTGACGGAGATTGCCGAGCTCATCCATGTGGGTTCTCCGTCTTTCGAGATGGGGCGAAGTTGTGCACGCCGAATACTGGAGGAGCGTGTCGCAACCGCAATCGTGTGCGGGGGGTTCGAGATTTCGAACGGCGCCCTGACTGCCCTGCTTGAAGCCGGTAAGGGCGTCTTGGAGGAGGTCGAGTTCGTCGGCTATGGCGACCCGTCATTTTATGCCTGGCTCATGGGCGGTATATCGACGATCCGTATTCCGGTTGATGATCTTGCTTTCAAGGCGGTCGACATGCTGGACGGGGATGCATCCAGCGGCAGGCTGGTATCTTTCCCGGCCGAACTGACTGTCAGGGGCGGCGTTTCCTGA
- a CDS encoding STAS/SEC14 domain-containing protein, with the protein MLETTIDRENNLIIATARDTLSEADFDGLSENINDYINSTDRAPGIVLNAETLPHWKNAAAMFAHLKLVREHEKVLPKVALVSDNSALSIMPSLVDHFVRAKVRHFSHDAFDKAVEWAALEDDPSGSIRIMEGFPADVIAYEVIGTLSSRDYKTILTPLVEEKLKGHDKIKILVVLGDAFDGATASALWDDAWLGLGHIAAFSKIAIVSDIEWIRNGAKVFGPLMPGQLHIFDTGAIDDARAWIIS; encoded by the coding sequence ATGCTTGAAACCACCATCGACAGGGAAAACAACCTGATCATAGCCACGGCGCGCGATACGCTGAGCGAGGCCGATTTCGACGGTCTTTCCGAGAATATCAACGACTATATCAATAGCACGGACCGGGCACCGGGGATTGTGCTGAATGCGGAAACCCTGCCGCACTGGAAGAATGCGGCCGCTATGTTCGCCCATTTAAAGCTGGTGCGCGAGCACGAAAAGGTACTGCCGAAAGTGGCGCTGGTCAGCGATAACTCGGCATTGTCGATCATGCCGTCGCTGGTTGATCATTTTGTCCGAGCCAAGGTGCGGCATTTTTCGCATGACGCCTTTGACAAGGCGGTCGAATGGGCGGCGCTTGAAGATGACCCTTCCGGTTCGATCAGGATCATGGAAGGATTTCCGGCAGATGTGATCGCCTACGAGGTGATCGGCACACTCTCATCGCGCGATTACAAGACCATCCTGACGCCGCTTGTCGAGGAAAAACTCAAGGGCCACGACAAGATCAAGATCCTGGTTGTGCTTGGTGATGCGTTTGATGGTGCAACCGCATCCGCCTTGTGGGACGATGCCTGGCTTGGGCTTGGACATATTGCCGCTTTTTCCAAGATCGCCATTGTGTCGGACATTGAATGGATACGTAATGGCGCGAAGGTTTTCGGCCCGCTGATGCCCGGTCAGTTACACATCTTTGATACCGGTGCGATCGATGACGCTCGAGCCTGGATTATCAGCTGA
- a CDS encoding MBL fold metallo-hydrolase → MTLPFQTDLSVKPEVIAFFDEGSNTISYIVRDPGSVSCAVIDAVMEIDYAAGRLTFEGADAIIERIRAEGWTLEWLIETHIHADHLSGAPYIQKHLGGKIGIGEQVTVVQDTFGKIFNEGTEFQRDGSQFDRLFTDGDTYRIGAMNVFVMHTPGHTPACMTHVIGDAAFVGDTLFMPDGGSARADFPGGDARTLYRSVRRVLELPPETRLFMCHDYGPNGREIRWETSVAEERTNNIHVKDGIDEDSFVQMREARDETLAMPKLIIPSLQVNMRAGRLPPKDDKGDVFLKVPIDKL, encoded by the coding sequence ATGACGTTGCCGTTCCAGACAGACCTGTCCGTCAAACCGGAAGTGATTGCTTTCTTCGACGAGGGGTCCAATACGATCTCCTACATTGTGCGCGATCCCGGATCGGTATCGTGTGCCGTCATCGACGCGGTTATGGAAATCGACTATGCGGCCGGCCGGCTGACCTTTGAGGGCGCCGATGCGATTATCGAACGCATCAGGGCGGAAGGATGGACACTTGAATGGCTGATTGAGACGCATATCCATGCCGACCATCTGTCCGGCGCGCCCTATATCCAGAAACATCTGGGTGGCAAGATCGGTATCGGCGAACAGGTGACCGTCGTTCAGGACACATTCGGCAAGATCTTCAATGAAGGCACGGAGTTCCAGCGCGACGGATCGCAATTCGATCGCCTTTTCACCGATGGTGACACCTACCGGATCGGGGCCATGAACGTCTTTGTCATGCATACACCTGGGCACACGCCGGCCTGCATGACCCATGTCATCGGCGATGCAGCCTTTGTCGGCGATACCTTGTTCATGCCCGACGGCGGCTCGGCCCGGGCCGACTTCCCCGGGGGCGATGCGCGCACGCTCTACCGCTCCGTGCGCCGTGTCCTTGAACTGCCGCCGGAAACCCGACTTTTCATGTGTCATGACTATGGCCCCAATGGCCGGGAAATCCGCTGGGAAACGAGTGTAGCGGAAGAACGGACCAACAATATTCATGTCAAAGACGGTATTGACGAAGATAGCTTTGTCCAGATGCGTGAAGCGCGGGACGAGACGCTTGCCATGCCGAAGCTCATCATCCCGTCCCTGCAGGTCAATATGCGTGCCGGCCGATTGCCGCCCAAGGACGACAAGGGCGATGTGTTTTTGAAAGTGCCCATCGACAAGCTTTGA
- a CDS encoding SDR family oxidoreductase, which yields MSYLDDLFSVAGKTALVTGGATGIGKMVASALVRGGAHVLIASRKGEACEAVAAELNAMNAPGSAVGFAGDVGTEEGVAALVSDVRARTDVLHILVNNAGVTWGEPLETFPHAAWHKVMNINVGGLFTLTRELLPLLDAGSSDDDPARIINLGSVMGTQPVAEGAYSYSASKAAVHHLTRILANEFAKRRITVNAFAPGPFQSKMTAFATASDEMAQKVGKGVPLGRIGSPDDIAGATLYLCSKGGSYVSGAILPLDGGLSVYSSMGLFAHALE from the coding sequence TTGAGCTATCTTGACGATCTTTTTTCGGTTGCCGGGAAGACGGCACTGGTGACAGGCGGTGCGACCGGCATCGGCAAGATGGTGGCAAGTGCGCTTGTCAGGGGCGGCGCACATGTTCTGATCGCCTCGCGCAAGGGCGAGGCCTGCGAGGCCGTTGCGGCCGAGCTCAACGCCATGAATGCACCGGGATCGGCCGTCGGATTTGCCGGCGATGTCGGGACGGAAGAGGGAGTCGCCGCCCTCGTCTCCGACGTCAGGGCGCGAACCGATGTGCTTCATATTCTTGTCAACAATGCAGGTGTTACCTGGGGAGAGCCGCTCGAGACCTTTCCACACGCTGCCTGGCATAAGGTGATGAACATCAATGTTGGTGGGCTGTTCACGCTGACACGCGAACTGCTGCCGCTCCTCGATGCAGGTTCATCGGATGATGATCCTGCCCGCATCATCAATCTGGGATCTGTCATGGGAACGCAGCCGGTTGCCGAGGGTGCCTATTCCTATTCCGCCTCGAAGGCGGCGGTGCATCATCTGACAAGAATCCTCGCCAATGAATTTGCAAAGCGCCGGATTACTGTGAATGCATTTGCGCCGGGCCCGTTCCAGAGCAAGATGACTGCCTTTGCCACGGCAAGTGATGAGATGGCGCAGAAGGTCGGCAAGGGTGTGCCGCTCGGGCGTATTGGAAGCCCTGACGACATCGCCGGGGCCACCCTTTATCTTTGCAGCAAGGGCGGTTCCTATGTTTCCGGTGCCATCCTGCCATTGGACGGTGGCCTTTCTGTCTATAGTTCGATGGGTCTTTTCGCACACGCGCTGGAATAG
- a CDS encoding phosphotransferase family protein — protein MSKSNDLDAGPLGAELEAGIKGFEGLREISKFDTGQSNPTYLLKADSGAYVLRAKPHGQLLKSAHQVDREFRVMQALSGSNVPVPQMLYLSKEDSSIGRMFFVMSYLEGRIFWQPDLPECDRDERGPIYDAMNAALAALHDVDPSAVGLGDFGKPGSYFERQLSRWSKQYKASETQPNRDMDALILWLEKHLPADDGQVSLVHGDYRIDNMIFAQDKPEILAVLDWELSTLGHPLADLAYQCMQWRLPHNTGFRGLGGLDRKALGLPSEEDYVAAYCRRRQIERIEHWSFYLAFSFFRLAAILQGVLKRALDGNASNPKRAKEMGVAVPVLAAMAMQLTREEA, from the coding sequence ATGAGCAAGTCCAATGATCTTGATGCAGGGCCCCTTGGCGCCGAGCTGGAGGCCGGTATCAAAGGCTTTGAGGGGCTGCGGGAGATTTCGAAATTTGACACGGGTCAGTCGAACCCGACCTATCTGCTGAAAGCGGACAGCGGCGCGTATGTGTTGCGTGCAAAGCCGCACGGCCAGTTGCTGAAGTCGGCTCATCAGGTCGATCGTGAATTCCGCGTCATGCAGGCCCTTAGCGGCAGCAATGTGCCGGTGCCGCAGATGCTTTATCTCTCAAAGGAAGACTCGTCCATCGGCCGTATGTTCTTCGTGATGAGCTATCTGGAGGGGCGTATTTTCTGGCAACCGGATTTGCCGGAATGCGACAGGGATGAACGCGGCCCGATTTACGATGCTATGAATGCTGCACTGGCGGCGCTGCACGATGTTGACCCGTCGGCTGTCGGTCTTGGAGATTTTGGCAAGCCCGGAAGCTATTTCGAACGCCAGCTCAGCCGCTGGAGCAAACAGTACAAGGCGAGCGAAACACAGCCGAACCGCGATATGGACGCGCTGATCCTCTGGCTGGAAAAGCACCTGCCGGCGGATGACGGGCAGGTCTCGCTGGTTCATGGCGACTACCGCATCGACAACATGATCTTTGCTCAGGACAAGCCCGAGATCCTTGCGGTGCTTGACTGGGAACTGTCGACCCTTGGCCATCCGCTTGCCGATCTCGCCTATCAGTGCATGCAGTGGCGGCTACCGCACAATACCGGTTTTCGCGGTCTTGGCGGTCTTGATCGCAAGGCCCTGGGGCTTCCGAGCGAAGAAGACTATGTCGCCGCCTATTGCCGGCGCAGGCAGATTGAGCGGATCGAACACTGGTCGTTCTATCTGGCGTTTTCCTTTTTCCGGCTGGCGGCGATCCTTCAGGGGGTTTTGAAGCGGGCGCTGGACGGTAACGCGTCCAATCCGAAAAGGGCCAAGGAAATGGGTGTGGCTGTGCCTGTGCTGGCGGCCATGGCGATGCAGCTGACGAGGGAGGAGGCCTGA
- a CDS encoding SDR family NAD(P)-dependent oxidoreductase, translating to MAGLFEGATVLITGASGGFGSGAARRYASEGARLVLSDYDEGRLEAIAGEVSDACGCEVAMLAGDVAEESLSEKLVALAVERFGRLDVAVNNAGIAQDAFEKLPKTSSREARRILDVDLLGMFFALKHQLPVMERQFRSGGKGGSIVNVASVAGVTGASGLAVYAAAKHGVVGLTRSTAQEYARLGIRINAVCPSFARTPMATDMLNVEVRGRVVTEEQLVRGIPMGRLAEVEEVVEAFVFASSPKNSFMTGQTIHVDGGLTGY from the coding sequence ATGGCGGGTCTGTTTGAAGGTGCAACGGTTCTGATTACCGGCGCTTCCGGGGGGTTTGGAAGCGGGGCCGCCCGGCGTTACGCCTCGGAAGGGGCGCGGCTGGTCCTGTCGGATTACGACGAAGGGCGGCTTGAGGCCATTGCCGGCGAAGTCTCGGATGCTTGTGGCTGCGAGGTGGCGATGCTGGCCGGTGATGTGGCCGAGGAAAGCCTGTCGGAGAAGCTTGTGGCCCTCGCCGTCGAGCGTTTCGGCCGCCTTGACGTTGCCGTCAACAATGCCGGTATCGCCCAGGACGCCTTTGAGAAACTCCCCAAGACGTCTTCTCGGGAGGCGCGCCGTATTCTCGATGTTGATCTCCTCGGCATGTTCTTCGCGCTCAAACACCAGCTTCCGGTCATGGAGCGTCAGTTTCGCAGTGGCGGAAAGGGAGGCTCGATCGTCAACGTTGCGTCCGTCGCCGGAGTAACCGGCGCATCGGGCCTTGCCGTCTATGCGGCGGCCAAGCACGGCGTTGTCGGTCTGACCCGCTCAACCGCTCAGGAATATGCGCGTCTGGGCATTCGTATCAATGCGGTCTGCCCTTCCTTTGCACGCACGCCCATGGCGACCGACATGCTGAATGTCGAGGTTCGCGGGCGCGTGGTGACCGAGGAGCAACTTGTGCGCGGAATACCGATGGGCCGGCTGGCGGAGGTCGAGGAGGTCGTGGAGGCGTTTGTTTTTGCGTCTTCACCGAAGAACTCGTTCATGACCGGTCAGACCATCCATGTCGACGGTGGTCTGACCGGCTATTGA
- a CDS encoding nucleoside hydrolase, translating into MKHKVIIDTDPGIDDAMAIAYAIAHPDIDLIALTTIFGNVSVSEATENALALLDCFGHECDVAQGQTRPLVMEPRPHSYFVHGRNGLGNVEVPKSANSAVSQSAAEYLVQKTREMPGEIDICAIGPLTNLARALDIDPTIASRVKSVSIMGGAVYIPGNVSPVAEANIWNDPHAAEKVFAASWPVVLSPLDVTTKVVLSPHFFADLEDANPKVGKLLSDMARFYARFYRSHSGLNGCIPHDVMALAYLTIPGVYKQKRGAIAAATDGPGIGQTIFNPTGKPTVDPSWQQRPQHTALLDIDVRFFAAHYFDTIAGRPAEIGD; encoded by the coding sequence ATGAAACACAAGGTCATCATCGATACGGATCCGGGCATCGACGATGCCATGGCCATCGCATATGCGATCGCCCATCCCGATATCGATCTCATCGCCCTGACGACAATCTTCGGCAATGTGTCAGTCTCCGAGGCGACGGAGAATGCCCTCGCCCTTCTCGACTGCTTCGGCCATGAATGCGATGTCGCACAGGGCCAAACCCGTCCGCTCGTCATGGAGCCCAGACCGCACAGCTATTTTGTCCATGGCCGCAATGGGCTTGGCAATGTCGAGGTGCCGAAATCCGCCAACTCAGCCGTTTCTCAATCAGCCGCAGAATATCTGGTGCAAAAGACGCGGGAAATGCCCGGCGAAATCGACATCTGCGCCATTGGCCCGTTGACCAATCTGGCGCGGGCGCTCGACATCGATCCGACCATCGCATCACGCGTCAAATCCGTGTCGATCATGGGCGGCGCAGTCTATATTCCCGGCAATGTGTCGCCGGTTGCCGAAGCGAATATCTGGAACGATCCGCATGCCGCCGAAAAGGTTTTCGCCGCGTCCTGGCCCGTTGTCCTGTCACCGCTCGATGTGACGACCAAGGTTGTCCTGTCGCCGCATTTCTTCGCCGATCTTGAAGATGCCAATCCGAAGGTCGGCAAGCTGCTGTCGGACATGGCTCGCTTCTACGCCCGCTTCTACCGCAGCCATTCCGGCCTCAACGGCTGTATCCCCCATGATGTCATGGCTTTGGCCTATCTGACCATTCCGGGCGTTTACAAACAAAAGCGCGGCGCAATCGCCGCCGCCACCGATGGCCCGGGTATCGGACAGACCATCTTCAATCCGACAGGCAAACCGACGGTTGATCCGAGCTGGCAGCAGCGGCCACAGCACACAGCCCTGCTCGATATCGATGTCCGGTTCTTTGCCGCTCACTATTTCGATACGATCGCCGGCAGGCCCGCCGAAATCGGCGATTGA